One window of the Streptomyces sp. ITFR-21 genome contains the following:
- a CDS encoding ricin-type beta-trefoil lectin domain protein, with the protein MRKPRLRLKALGALIAAPTLAAGVLLAAGGNAHAAANPGPGFPAHYSAPYAEVWNSPSALATVKNATGLKYFTLAFVIDGGGCNATFNGDTSITDSGWTSAINSLRSGGGDVIASFGGASGTEIGISCTSVSALETQYKRVIDGLNLTRLDFDIEGSALNNTTANDRRNQALADLQQQYAAAGKRLDVDYTLPVDPSGLESNSLSLLNNAKSHGLNVNLVNIMTMDYGSAMDMGNAAISAAQGLHTQLGQIWNTKTSAQLWAMEGNTPMIGVNDTSSEVFSTSDATDLTNFAKTNGIQELSFWSLGRDKACASNGGSAQDSCSGTSQSQYQFSSITNGITGGTTTPPPAPSGATGPIHSGYADKCVDVAAAGTANGTAIQLYDCNGTTAQNWTVVSDGSLQALGKCLDVTAAGTANGTTIQLYDCNGTGAQKWHKSGSTLINDASGRCLDATGPSSANGTRLQIWDCFGSTNQQWTLPS; encoded by the coding sequence ATGAGAAAACCGCGTCTCCGGCTCAAGGCGCTCGGCGCCCTCATTGCCGCCCCGACGCTGGCCGCCGGCGTCCTGCTGGCCGCCGGCGGCAACGCGCACGCCGCCGCCAACCCCGGCCCCGGCTTCCCGGCCCACTACTCGGCGCCCTACGCCGAGGTGTGGAACTCCCCGTCGGCGCTGGCCACGGTCAAGAACGCCACCGGGCTGAAGTACTTCACCCTCGCCTTCGTCATCGACGGCGGCGGCTGCAACGCCACCTTCAACGGTGACACCTCGATCACCGACTCCGGCTGGACGTCGGCGATCAACAGCCTGCGGTCCGGCGGCGGCGACGTCATCGCCTCGTTCGGCGGCGCCTCCGGCACGGAGATCGGCATCTCCTGTACGTCCGTCTCGGCGCTGGAGACCCAGTACAAGCGGGTCATCGACGGGCTGAACCTGACCCGGCTGGACTTCGACATCGAGGGCAGCGCGCTCAACAACACCACCGCCAACGACCGCCGCAACCAGGCGCTGGCCGACCTGCAGCAGCAGTACGCGGCGGCCGGCAAGCGGCTCGACGTCGACTACACCCTGCCGGTCGACCCGAGCGGCCTGGAGTCCAACTCGCTCAGCCTCCTGAACAACGCCAAGAGCCACGGGCTGAACGTGAACCTCGTCAACATCATGACGATGGACTACGGCTCGGCGATGGACATGGGCAACGCCGCCATCAGCGCCGCCCAGGGCCTGCACACCCAGCTCGGCCAGATCTGGAACACCAAGACCTCGGCGCAGCTGTGGGCGATGGAGGGCAACACGCCGATGATCGGCGTGAACGACACCTCCAGCGAGGTGTTCTCCACCTCCGACGCCACGGACCTGACGAACTTCGCCAAGACCAACGGCATCCAGGAGCTCTCCTTCTGGTCGCTCGGCCGGGACAAGGCCTGCGCCAGCAACGGCGGTTCGGCGCAGGACTCGTGCAGCGGCACCTCGCAGTCGCAGTACCAGTTCTCCAGCATCACCAACGGCATCACCGGCGGCACCACCACCCCGCCGCCCGCGCCGAGCGGCGCCACCGGCCCGATCCACTCCGGTTACGCCGACAAGTGCGTGGACGTCGCCGCGGCGGGCACCGCCAACGGCACGGCCATCCAGCTGTACGACTGCAACGGCACCACCGCGCAGAACTGGACGGTGGTCTCCGACGGTTCGCTGCAGGCGCTCGGCAAGTGCCTGGACGTGACCGCGGCGGGCACCGCCAACGGCACCACGATCCAGCTGTACGACTGCAACGGGACCGGTGCCCAGAAGTGGCACAAGTCCGGCAGCACGCTGATCAACGACGCCTCCGGCCGTTGCCTGGACGCGACCGGGCCCAGCTCGGCCAACGGCACCCGGCTGCAGATCTGGGACTGCTTCGGCAGCACCAACCAGCAGTGGACGCTGCCGTCCTGA